In Anaerolineales bacterium, the sequence GCCATCCTGGACTGGGCCCAGGGCGGCCAGCTGGGGCTCTCCAAGTTCGTCAGCTTGGGTAACAAAGCCGACATCAACGAAATTGACCTACTGCAAGACTGGCAGGATGATGAGAACACCCGCGTGATCCTGCTCTACAGCGAGGAACTGACCGACGGCCAACGCTTCATGCAGACCGCCCGGCAGGTCTCGCGGGTCAAGCCGATCGTGGCAATCAAGTCCGGCACCACCCAGGCCGGGGCGCGCGCCGTGTCCTCACACACCGGCTCGCTGGCCGGGTCGGAGCAGGCCTACCAGGCCGCCTTCCGCCAGGCCGGCGTGATCCGCGCCAATTCCATGCAAGAACTGTTCGACATGGCGCTGGCCTTCGGCTACCAGCCGGCGCTGCGCGGCGACGGCGTGGCGGTGATCACCAACGCCGGCGGCCCGGGCATTCTGGCCACCGACGCTCTGGAGCACTACGGGCTGACCCTGGCCCGCCTGGAACCGGCCACGATCCAGGCGCTGCAGGCCAGCCTGCCGGGGGCGGCCAGCGCCAACAACCCGGTGGACGTGCTGGGCGACGCCCGCGCCGACCGCTTTCAGGCCGCCATCGATATCGTGGCCGCCGACCCCAACGTAGACGGCGTGCTGGTGGTGGTCACGCCACAGGCGATGACCGAGATCGAGGCGACCGCCGAAGCAGTGGCCCAGCTGGCTGCGGCAAGCGAAAAGCCGGTGCTGACCTGCTTCATGGGCGCCAAGCGCATCCAGCCCGGCATTGAGATCTTGATGCGGGCCGGCGTGCCGAACTACCCCTTCCCCAACCGGGCGGCGCAGGCCTTCTGGGCCATGGCCGAATACCGCCGCATCCGCCAGCAGCCCGAGCCGCAGTATGCGCAATTCGACTTCGACCAGGCCGCCATCCGGGCCGCCATCGCCAAGGCGCGCGACGAGGGCCGCCTGACCATCGGCGACTTGGAATCGCGGCAGATATTGGAGGCCATCGGGCTGCGCATTCCGCAGTCCGAGCTGGCCGAGACAGCCGACCAGGCCGTGGAGCAAGCGCGCAAGCTGGGCTACCCGGTGGTGCTGAAGATCGCCTCGCCGGATATTTTGCACAAGACCGATGTGGGCGGCGTGAAGGTCGGCCTGCGCAGCGACGCCGAGGTGCGCGACGCTTACGAGCTGATGGTTTACCGGGCGCAGCGCTATCTGCCAGATGCGCGCATCTGGGGCTGCCTGGTGCAGGAGATGGTCACCGGCGGCAGCATGGAAGTGCTGGTGGGCATGAACCGCGACCCGCAGTTCGGCCCGCTGGTGACCTTCGGCCTGGGCGGCATCTACGTGGAGACACTGAAAGACGTGACCTTCCGCATCGCGCCCTTCTCCACCCAGGACGCCGAGGCGATGCTCAGCGAGCTGCGCACCAGCGCCTTGCTGGACGGCGTGCGCGGCCAGCCGGCAGTGGACAAGGCGGCGGTGTGCGACGCACTGCTGCGCATCGGCCAACTGGTGCAGGACTTCCCCGAGATCGTCGAACTGGACATTAACCCGCTGATTGCCTTCCCCAAAGGGGGCGGAGCGCTGGCGCTGGATATGCGCCTGGTGCTGGACGGCAGCCAGAGCGCGGAGGACTCATGAAATCGATTTACATCACCTCGGTAGAACGCTATTCGGGCAAGACGGCCGCCAGCCTGGCGCTGGGCAAGCGCTTGCAGGCCGCCGGCCACCAGGTCGGCTACCTGAAGCCGCTCAGCCTGCAGCCCTGGCGCGTAGGCCAGCACTGGGCCGACGAGGATGCCGGCTTTGTCAAAGAGATCCTCGGCCTGGAGAGCGAGCCTTGGGAAATGTCGCCGGTGGTGGTGACCCGCGAAGGCCTGCAGGAACTGTTGGCCGAGGGCCAGCAAGCCAGCCTGATGGCGCGGGTCAAAGCTGCGCTGGAGGCGGCCGCCCAGGGCAAGGACTACATGATCCTGGAAGGCGGCGGCAGTTTGCGCGAGGGCTACGCCGT encodes:
- a CDS encoding acetate--CoA ligase family protein, whose translation is MPASQLRAFFAPRSVAVIGASTDPVKLGHAVLRNLVEGGYVKVGQVYPINPKAEEILGLRAYPSVAAVPEGIELAVIVIPDKAVAGALRECGEKGIPAAVIISAGFREAGPEGVQREQEVIAIAQQYGMRIIGPNVLGIIDTFTPLNASFAADSPPQGPMAFSSQSGALGTAILDWAQGGQLGLSKFVSLGNKADINEIDLLQDWQDDENTRVILLYSEELTDGQRFMQTARQVSRVKPIVAIKSGTTQAGARAVSSHTGSLAGSEQAYQAAFRQAGVIRANSMQELFDMALAFGYQPALRGDGVAVITNAGGPGILATDALEHYGLTLARLEPATIQALQASLPGAASANNPVDVLGDARADRFQAAIDIVAADPNVDGVLVVVTPQAMTEIEATAEAVAQLAAASEKPVLTCFMGAKRIQPGIEILMRAGVPNYPFPNRAAQAFWAMAEYRRIRQQPEPQYAQFDFDQAAIRAAIAKARDEGRLTIGDLESRQILEAIGLRIPQSELAETADQAVEQARKLGYPVVLKIASPDILHKTDVGGVKVGLRSDAEVRDAYELMVYRAQRYLPDARIWGCLVQEMVTGGSMEVLVGMNRDPQFGPLVTFGLGGIYVETLKDVTFRIAPFSTQDAEAMLSELRTSALLDGVRGQPAVDKAAVCDALLRIGQLVQDFPEIVELDINPLIAFPKGGGALALDMRLVLDGSQSAEDS